Part of the Terriglobales bacterium genome, CTGGTAGCAGGCCGCCGATTCCTTCAGGTTGCCGGCCATCTCGTAGGTGAAGCCGAGGTCGCCGAGCAGTTCGGGAGTCATGCGGGGCGCGGACTTCAAGGTCGCGATGGCGGCGTTGTAATCCTTCTCTTCACGCTGGAAGTTGGCGACCGCGCGGAAGATCTGCACGTTCTTGGGGTCGCGCGCCTTGGCCTTGGCGAGCATGGCCTTGGCGCGGTCCATCTGCTTGAGCTTCATGTACGCGACGGCCATCAGCAGCTCGGTGTGCGAGGAAGGCTTCATGGCTTCGGCGCGCTGCAAGGTGTTGAGGCCGGTCTGGAACTCGCCGGACTGGATCTGCATCTCGCCCAGGACAAGGTAGTTCGTGATGTTCTTGGGAGCGGCGGCGATGGCCTGCGTCAGCAGCCGCTTGGCTTCGTCGCGGCGGCCCATCTTGGCGTAAGTCTGAGCAAGACCGGAGAGACCTTCGGCGGAGCGGCCCTCCATGGAGAGGCCCTTCTGGTAGGACTGGACGGACTGGCCGTAACGGCCGGCGAGGCGGGAGGTGTAGCCCAGCAGGAACCAGAGGCGCGGGTTCTGCGGCGCCTTCTTGACGGCGCGTTCGGCGTACATGGCGGCCTGCGCGGTGTTGCCGCGCTTGATGGCCTGCTCGGCGGCGCGGGCGTCGCGCGTGACGTCGATGGAGGCGCCCCAGCCCAGGCCGGAGGAAGGCGCGGCGGAGGAGCCGCCCTTGGACTTCTTACCGGCAGGCGTCTTCTTCTTCTCGCCGGCGGAGGTGGACTTGCCGCCGATCTCGAAGGTCTGGGCCGCGGCGGGGAACGCAGCCAATAACAGGGAACAGAAAAGGGCACAGCTGCAGATTTTTTTCACGGGACCACTCTTCGCACAGGCGTGTGGCAACCGTCCTCTCGCAAGCGGGCTGCCAGAGTCACTGCTGCCTTTCACTCGCAATCCGCTGCTCCTGGGAGCGAAAGCAGCGGCAGCACTGCTGTAAGAGGGAAGCTGGGTGCCGCGTGTTGCCTCAGAAGTACCCACAGGGTGATTTGGTGACGGGTGTGGAAGGAGCTGCCGATAAGAAAACCCGGCAGCTACTCTGGGAATCCAAACTGCTCCTGAAGGTCTGACTCCAGCCCGGCACGCGCAAGTCCGCCGGGACCCCTGGGTCCGAGCATTCACAAGCCGCCACGAACGCTGAACGCGGAGGCATCCTTGAACCCGACTTCCCCTGTCTCGACCGGCCGAGCGCTGACGCTGGGCGCGATCATCTTGCTCGCGCTCGCGGTGCACGGCCCGCTGCTGCTGATGCAGCTGCCAGTGACCTCCTACGACGCGAACACGCACATGTTCTTCGCGTCGCACTACGCGGGGCACTGGTTCAACCCGTGGAATGAAAAGTGGTACGGCGGCTTCTCGCAGACCACGTATCCGCCGCTGGCGCACCAGTGGATCGCGCTGTTCTCGCACGTGCTGGGCCTGCCGCTGGCCTACATGTTCGTGCAGTTGTGCGTGGTGCTGCTGCTGCCGGTCGGGGTGTTCCGCTATGCGCGGCTCTGGGTGGACGAGCGCTCCGCCAGCTACGCCGCCATCGGGAGCATCTTCCTGGGGTCGCTGGCGCTGCTGGTGTACCAGTCGGGGCAGCTGCCCACGACGTTCGCGGCGGCGCTCACGCTGAACGCGCTGCCGTTCTTCTATGACTGGGCGCGGGACGCGCGCTTCAGCGCGCTGTTGAAAGGCGTGGCCATCTCGGTGGCCGCCGCCGCCGTGCACCACGTCACGATGATCTTCGGCATGGTGCTGTTCGCGTGGCCGGTGCTGTGGCTGGCCGCCGCCGACGCGCGCCGCGAGGACCGCAAGACGGGCGCCGCGCCTATCATGCGCGCCGCGCTGTTCACGCTGGTGGTGGTGGTTGGGATCATCGTCGTGCTGCTGCCGCTGTTCATGGCGCCGCAGGCGGCGACCGGACAGGTTCCCATCCCGCACGGGTCGCGCGACAACTACATCCTCAATCCGGCGAGCGGCATGAACTTCTGGGTCATCCCGCACGGCCTGTTGCTGCTCGCGTTGCCGTTCGTGTTCCTGCGCGGCTGCTCGAACGCGCGGCTGCGGCCGCTGTTCTTCGGATGGTTCCTCACGCTGCTGATCGGTCTGGGGGGCACCACGCCGGTGGCGCAGGTGCTGCTCGGGACGATCCCGAAGGCGCTGGCGGGAGTGGACTTCTTCAACGTGCTCACGTACGAGCGCTTCACGTTCTGGGCGACGCTGATGACGCTGCCCATCGTCGGGCTGCTGGCGAGCGAACTGATCCGGCGGATGCCGCGCTTCGCGCCGGCCGGGCTGGCGGTCGCCGCGGTGTTCACGTGCGCGCTGGCGGTCGGCTGGACGTACTACCGGCCGATCAACTCGTCGCCCTTCAAGGTGGACCAGGTCGTCAGCTTCCTGCAGAACGAAGGGCACACGAAGTTCCGGTGGATGACGCTCGGGTTCGGCAACCAGTTCGCGCGCGTGTCGCGCGAGGTGGACGCGTCGAGCGTGGACGGCGACTACAACTCGGCGCGCCTGCTGCCCGAGTTGCAGGCTTCCGGCGCCGGACAGCTCTACAACGCGAAGTATTTCGGGACGGCGGGCATGGAAGCGCTGCGCTCGATGCTGAAGCACGCGAACCAATACGGGTTGAAGTACGTGTTCGTGCGCGACCGGTATTACGAGCCGCTGCTGGCGTTCGCGGGCTGGCGGCAGGCCGAGGTGTATGACAACGGCAACGTGACGCTGTGGGTGAAAGACGACGTGCCGCCGGCGCGGAAGCTCGACTTCGGCGTCAGCGTGCCGGGATGGCAGGGAATGATGTGGGGCACGCTGCCGATGCTGAGCAGCCTGTTCGCGATCTTCCTGGTGGTGGCGCTGCCGGAGCGGCGGCGCGTCGCCGAGACGGTGGAATTCCCGAGCGCGGCTGCCTCCGCCGCCACTCTGCGGGAGGCGAACTGAGATGAAGGGCCATGTGTTAGCGATCGTGATGTTCGTGGTGCTGGTGGTGCTGGTGGCCGCCGGCACGGTGCACTCCGCAAGATTCACTCCCGCGCGCACGCCGGAAAGCGCGGTGCGCTCGCTGTTCGAGAAGGTGAAGAGCAACGACCTCGCCGGCGCGTACACGTACGTCTCGCCCTCGGCGAACGTGGACCAGCAGACTTTCACGAAGGACATCAACGGGCGCGATGGGTCGCTGCGCACCTACTCGAAGATCGAGAGCGTGGAGACGAAGGTGCTGCGCTCGGACGACAACCAGGCGACGGTGCGCGCGACCACGAAGTGGTCGACCGCGGTCGGCCCGATGTTCGACACGCGCGACCTGAAAGTCGCGAAAGAAGGCAGCGACTGGAAGGTCCTATGGGAATCGGAGAAGCAGGCGAACCTGCCGCCACAGGTCATCCCGGTGAACTACCTGCGCTGGGACATCATCCGGCGCGGAGCGGACGAGGACTGGGGCGCGCAGAACGTGGAGTCGCCGCGCATCCGCATCCTCTCGATGAACGCGGTCGAGAAAGACGGCAGCGTGGTCATCATGGGCGAAGTGCGCAATGAGGACACGGTGCCGGGATTCGTCTCGGTGGGGGCGACGCTGCTGGGCAAAGACGGCAAGACGCTGGGCGAGGAGACGAGCTTCGACAAGGTGTCGCACACGCTGCTGCCGAGCGAGATCTCGCCGTACCGCATCGATTTCCCGAAGACGAAGCTGAGCGACGTGCAGAGCGTGCGCATGCAGCCGGCGTCGCTGCTCATCCCCGCCTCGGCGGACCCGGTGATCGGCGTGCTGCACCAGCGGCTGGAAAAAGACGCGAGCGGCCGCACGGTGCTGCGCGGCGAACTGGTCAACCAGAGCGGGCAGACGGTGAACATCCCGCACGTGCTGGCGACGTATTACGACGACGCGGGCCGCGTGATCTGGGTCTCGGACGCGTACTCCGACAAGGCGCTGTTGCCGCAGACGCCGGTGCCGTTCTCGGTGGACGTGCGCGACGACCTCGCGGCCAACGTCCACTCGTATCGCGTGACCGTCAACCAGTACTCCATCGACCGGGTGCAATAGCGATGCGCGCGCCGGTGATCCTCACTCTACTGCTCGCGCTCGGCGGCCTCGCGGCCGCGGCGGACCTCCCGGCGCCACAGAACGTGGTTGCCGGGAACGCGGTGAGCATTCCGACCTCGGGCTCGGGTTCCGCGACCCTGTATCTGGTGGGGCCGGGGCACGTCGCCAAGCGCGAAGTGAAACTCGGCGAGCCGATCGAGCTGAAGGCGGAAGAGCTGCGCGTCGCGGGGCGCTACACGGTGCTCCTGAGCTCGGGCGAGCAGGCGAGCTTTTTCGTGACCCCGGCAAAGCCGGGGGAGATCGCGTTCCTGGCGCGGCCGTCGCGCGTGCCGACGGCGAAGCCGGGTGTGATCTCGGGCGTCGCGTTCGTATTCGACGGATTCAGGAACCTGGTGCTCCAGCCGACGGCGGTGAAGTTCGAGCTCTCGGTGCAGGGGACCAACGCGTCGCAGACGGTGGAGACGAAGAACGGGATCGCGTGGACGCGGATGAACTCGGCGTCGAAGGAAGGCGCGGCGCAGTTCGTGGCGTCGGTGGGCGAGGTGAAGGTGAACCGCGTGGTGCAGCAGACCGCCGGGGAGCCGTGCAATCTCTCGATGCGGGTGGCGCAGCGGACGGAGAAGGGCATCGTGGTCGAGACGGCGCCCATCCGCGACTGCTCCGGCAACGCGGTGCCCGACGGCACGATCGTCACGTTCTCGCTGCTGGACGCGAAGGGCCGCCGCACGACGGTGGACTCGCGCATCAAGAAAGGCTTTGCGCGCGCCGAGCTGCCCAACGACCAAGGGACGCTCTCCGTGGCCGCGGGAGTCGTGATGGGGAATGAGCTCCAGGTCGGCGGAGGTGGGCAGTGAAGCGACGCATGGTACGCCTGACGATCCTGTGCGCGGGGCTGGCGCTGTTCGCCTCGGGCGTGGCGCCGCTGGCGCGGCGCGCGTTCGCGGCCGACGCCAAGGCGAACGTCA contains:
- a CDS encoding tetratricopeptide repeat protein: MAAFPAAAQTFEIGGKSTSAGEKKKTPAGKKSKGGSSAAPSSGLGWGASIDVTRDARAAEQAIKRGNTAQAAMYAERAVKKAPQNPRLWFLLGYTSRLAGRYGQSVQSYQKGLSMEGRSAEGLSGLAQTYAKMGRRDEAKRLLTQAIAAAPKNITNYLVLGEMQIQSGEFQTGLNTLQRAEAMKPSSHTELLMAVAYMKLKQMDRAKAMLAKAKARDPKNVQIFRAVANFQREEKDYNAAIATLKSAPRMTPELLGDLGFTYEMAGNLKESAACYQ